The Brachypodium distachyon strain Bd21 chromosome 4, Brachypodium_distachyon_v3.0, whole genome shotgun sequence nucleotide sequence CCTACATATACGTACATGTGCAGAGCAGTGCTAGTAGAGTACGGGAAGCAGTACTGTTATAACTTATACGTCGGCATGCATGGTTCATCGAACTTGGGCCGTCCTTGTATAGTTTTACTTTACCGAGTGGCCGGAGTCCTTGTATAGTACTGTATGAAGCTATGCTGTTTGCTCtacgctgttttagtacaagtaAGTACAAAACAAAGGAGCCACGAGTACTTGCCATAGTTTACTACAGCCCGCCGTGTCCGTGCATATGCGCCAGTACTTGTTTATTCGAAGTTGTACGGTGTGTGCACTGGTACCAGCTGCTGAGGGAGAGCAAAACGATGCATGTTCTCCATCCGTTTCGCGACCGGTGAACGTGCAGCTCAATTGTATCGTTTTTGGGGATTTCCGGCGTTCGAAATGATGGGGAGGCCGCGGGGGCGTCACGTGTTATCACTGATCCGGAATGTACTACTTGTCCCGAATTAACATTTGAGCCTTCCAccgcagcatgcatgcatatcctagaaaagaagaggaaaaatgaaaaaggaaaagaagacgATCACCAAGTGCCGCCACGCTTTAGTTGGAGTGAAAAGCCACTGATGGAAGCCTCCAAAGCTTCTCCAGAacgtgctctcttttttttacgcTTTAAAGTTCCTGGCTACACGATAGCGATTACAAAGTGACCGACCGACGATCGAGATTTAAGTAATTCCGGCCTTCGCGAAGAATATTTACGGTGGCCAGGGTGGAGAACCCGAAAAGCGTTTGCGACGAGTGCTACTAACAGTTAGAGACTAGAGCTGCTATTTAGGCTGTTTTGGGCTGGATTTTCAGCATTTTCGCCCTCGTGGACCTTCATTTGTAATGTTCTAAAGCCCATCCATAACAAGTGAGCCCAGCTAGGTCCCAGAATGAGGCCGAGCTCACATGGCATCTCTCGGCCTCGGAGTGGCCCCAGCACATGCGACCCCATGCCGCCCACGCTAAATAAATAACAGAAATCTTCAGGAACATCTTCCCTCTTCTACCTGTGCTGGTTTAAGCTTCCGacctttgcctctcctctcttcttcctccttccaaccttttctttcttctctggACCACACAGGCTTAGTAGCCCCCAAGCCTTCTTGGTTTTCTGCAAACACACAAACTCTAATAAGCCTCCGTCTgttcctttctctctctctctctctctttccttggCACATACTCTTTTGCGtgtgagtgtgtgtgtgtgtgtgtgtgtgtgtgtgtcaaaGAGATAGTATTATATTGCCGGACATTAAGTTATCTTCAACAAGAAGGCATTTTTCTCCCTCCCCCTCTGATCATAtaccttctctctccctgTATATTTTTCCTGGAGAGAAGCAATGTTTCATGGTTGTTCCTTGTTCTTCCTCCTGATTTGAGGCTCTCTGTGTACATGATCTGCGAAGACTGTGGTTGTTGGAGGAGGCGTGCGGCATTCTAGGTGGTCAGGGATGAGTAAGGAGGAAGTGCTCAAGATTCAGGTGAGTTCTTGCTTCCTTTCAACTCAAAACATTCTAGCAGCAtgtcaccttcctgtttttgCTGCCATTTTGATTCGGTAGGCAGGCagcttttccttttcttttcccctgTGTTTCCTTCCATGTCCCCCttgcatgctgctgctgctgtatgTTTGTCTCGAAACCTCTTTGTTTTTGCTATTTTGGTGAGCCTGTGTTCTCTGTTCCTCCAAAAAATTCCCAGACTTGTGTGCTGAAAGTGAACATCCACTGTGATGGGTGCCAGAAGAAGGTCAAGAAAATCCTCCACAAGATCGAAGGTGAGAAAGAAGGATTTCATTTTTAAAAGCAAATTGTTCGAGTGTTGAATCTCCCTGGGGTTGCTATCTGCTCCTGTGTCTCCTTTCTTTATCTTGTTTGTTGGTAGTAGTATATCTGAGAAAGATGCGTTTGGAATTCGTGTTCAGGTGTGTACCAGAGCAGCATAGACGCGGAGCAGGGGAAGGTGACAGTGTCCGGCATGCTGGATCCGGCCACCATCATCAAGAAGCTGAACAAGGCCGGCAAGCCTGCCACGCTCTGGGGCTCCAAGCCTGGCGTCATGGCCAACCAGTTCCAGAAGCTCAAccttgacggcggcggcggcaagggccATCCCaaggacgccggcggcggcaagggccATTCCAAGGACGCTGGCAAAGGTGGCCAGAaaggcggtggtggtggcggcggcaaggaccaaCAAGCAAAGATGATGATGCCGCAGCCGACGGCGCAGCAGATTCagcagctccagcagcagATGCAGATGAAGGGGATGAAGCTGCCGCCGCAGTTCATGGACGGGGGGAACAACAAGATGCCGCCGCCCATGGGGAAGGACCCCAAGTCCGTCAAGTTCGCCGAAGACGAAGACTTCGGGGACGATGGCAGTGAGTTCGACGACGAATTCGATGACGAGTTTGATGATGAATTCGACGACGAGTTTGACGATGGCGAATTCGACGACGACGAATTCTTGGACGATCCCAAGATGATGATGCTGAAGCAGATGGGCATACCGCCAGGGGGCGAcaagaagggcggcggcggcggcaatggtgGCAAGAAGGGGAACGAGATCCCCGTGCAGATCAAGGGGAACGCCAACAACGGCGGTGGAGGCAAAAAAGATGCCGGCGGCAAGCAGAATAAccaaggcggaggcggcggaggcaagGGCGGTGGCCAGCCGAACAACGGCaagggcggaggcggaggcggcggccagccagggaagaagggcggcggcggtgccggtggCCCGAtgggcggcggcaatggcatgccgcagcagcaggccaTGATGAGGCCGCCCAACatgatgggcggcggcggtgccggcttTCCCGGCATGGGTGGGCCTCCGATGGGCGGGCCGGGCCAGCCCATGGGCCACCGTCCGCAGATGGGCATGGGCCCGATGCAGGGGCAGGGCGGCCCGGCTCCACCGGCGTTCTTccagggtggcggcggcgggcccgAGATGCTtcaggccgcggcggcggccgggaacCCCATGGCGCAGCAGCAGTACATGGCCATGGTGCATCgccaacaacagcagcaacaacagatgatgcagcaacaacagcagcagcagatgatgATGCAGggtggcggccatggccaccacggcggcgcgccggccgggtacccgccggcggcggccatggggtACGGGTACGGCGGCCGTCCGCCGATGCCGCAGTACCCGATGATGCCTTACCCGATGCCGCCGCACCCGCACTCGGAGCCCTTCAACTACTTCAGCGACGAGAACCCCAACAGCTGCTCCGTCATGTgactcgaggaagaagacgaagacgaagacggtCGCTCTGTTCAGAGTCATCATCCTCGCCGTCCATCTGTTCCATCGGACCGTCACGGTGTGAAGAACTGCTCTGCTGCTACCTGGATGTCCCATAATCTCTCATCTAGCTCTCGCGCTCtcatctttcttctcttttctttacTTACTTAGCTCTTATTTTATCGGGAAAAAGAAGTGGacttccttgaaggcgaaggTAGGTATAGTAATTATCTATAGTTGTCATGCATAagagatgaatgaatgaagATCATGCTTTTCTTTTATATAAATCCAACAAAGTGGTTACTAGCTCGTGAACTACTCCTAGTGCCTCTTTCCTCTTATCTTCTCCAATGCTTTTGTGCTTTGGATGCATGACTGGcagtgtgcatgcatgtagctTAGCTTATCCTCCATTTTCACTCCACCAGAGAGCTAGTAGAGTTGTAGTGGAATGTTGTCAACTCAAGTGAGTGCCTTTAGCTTTCTGCCTCCTCTTCCCTTGGTGTGTGTGAGAGAAGAAGCAAAGATATAGGATAATAATATAAACTCTGTGGAGATGAGAATGGAGAAGGTGATGATAATTATGATGCGAAGGGAGAGGGGGCAGTGAGTGATCATTCACGATGATGATGGTTGTGGGGGTGATGGGGGTCCATGTGACTATGTGGGTGAGTGAGAAGGAGCTGCTGGCTAGCTCTAGGGTCGATcggttcattttctttttggctatgctttcttttttcatgcaGAGGCCGGCTCCAATGCAATGCAACCCCACATTATTGAGTGATGGTAGGAGTAGTAGTAAGTAAAGATAGGGCCCTCGGTCTGCCCCTGGCAGCTGCATTCAGGTTGGCTTACACCAGAATTGCTAGCACACTGCGATCCTATGCCCACAGTAGTGACTATAGCGGAAGTGTGTGTAGAGTAAGTAGTAAACACCTACCACTGCTGCCGCCTGCTATCCCTGCCATGCTTGCCTTGCcttgcctgcctgcctgcctggtCCCTCACATCAATCAGATTGATTCCTCTCCAACTACCACGGTAAAAGAAAGAACTCAGAACAAGTGCTGCAACGAATGAAAGTCACCCGGTCGAGCTTTGCTTCCAGCTCCCCAAAGTCTTGGACTCGAGGCGTCTACTCCTACGCGTGCCCGTGGTAGCATTTGCATGTTAATTCCATTGTTGATTGCTTAATTAGGAGGTGATATGTGTCGAGATTCGTTTGGGTTGTTTGCGGCGGACGTACGCCGGATCCATGGATCCTATTCTAGTGCTGCTTGGGACATGCCGTGCCGTGGATTTCTTgattagtactccgtactactcATAATCTGCCATCATTGAAACGCACCATGCTTCTTCCGTGGACTGTAAAGCCTTCCTTTAGTTATTAAACCACGGCGAGCTGGAGTAGCTTGCTCGACCCGACCGCCATGATTGAGGGCTCTCGGTCGGAACGAGCGATTTTGCATCCGAATTCCAAGTAGCAGTAGAGTTAAACTTTGTCCGATGAGGTTCGGTAGGATCTCAGAAGTGGGGCGGCACAGCAACAGCAAGTGCGGACCAAACGGGATAGCAATGGAACGACAATATTGGCACGGGAAGGGATGGACAGGAATGCAActacgcatgcatgcagcaattTTGTATTGCTGCTACCGGCCACCACGCAGGGCATGGCACTTGTAGAGTGGTGCTGCTACACCTAGACTTGTagtagtttaaaaaaaaacaagtagcTAGACTTGTAGTCCCATGTCACGGCGCCgggagaaaataaaacaaaggGAAGGCGTCGACGTAGTACGTAGGTCAAAAAGGAGGGCGGAAAATGGAACCCGTAGGGCTCCCCTGCGAGTTCCGGGCCATGTTTTCTGGGGCATGCCCTGAATAATTGCATTGCAGTGTGGGATCAGATCATCACCGGTCGAGTGAGTCAGTGAGTGGGTGAGTCTTCCGTCGTTGGTGGAGTCATCATCCTTTGCGTTTGCGTTGCTTGCTTCAAAGCTGTCTACTAGGCTAACCAGCGTAGTATGTTAGGATAGCTGTCTCTATACATAGCCGGCGGAGCGGGGAGGTGGCTTTATTGCGGGCAGGGCAGAGGGAGGGGGATGCATGAGCATGAATGATGGTGTGCCGCAATTATGGCGGCTTTAAGCGTATCCCACGCGCCGTGATCATCCCTGCGCCCTGCCCCTGCCATGCCTCGACCTCAACGATGGGTGTCGCGGTTCTGCTCGGCATACAAGGACGCCAGGACGACGGGGATAAGATTTTCTGGTTTTGATTTTTGGCGGTTTGGGCAGGGCTGCTTGGCTCAGGGAATGCCTTGCCTCTCCAAGGGCTCGGCCAGACAGGGCGCTGTGCACGTCTGCTTTTCGACCATGGGAAATTATATTAGACCTCTTATACGGAACCTTGAAATTAATTTAGACCgttcatttttcttgatcCAAGGGCACAGATTAGTTACTACTCCTAAATACTTCAATTTACATCTATGGAGTATCCTGTCAGAACAAACGGAGTATTAAGAAAACGGGGGTAAAAATGTAAAGTGGGAGAAAACGGCAACTGCGACTGGGAGGAGACGGCCAGCTtgggcgaggacggcggcggccccgccgtCGCAGGGAGGCGCGTGGCCGCGTGTGCTAGAGGGGGCGGCCGGCGTGGTCGAGGACAGCGGCCGGCGCAGGGAGGGGCGTGTGCTgggtggcggccggcgggggcgaggacggcggcggccctgggtattttttgtttaaattttTACTAATTGTGAAAAGTCCATAATGTCCTTCTCTAATACTCCATTTAGTTCGAGAGAGTATTGGGTACCGTAGAATTTGCCTTATATTACGTCCTCCGTAATATATATATCGAGCCCTATGATAAATAGAGCTGTTATTTGGTTTTGTGCAAAATTTTGGTACCCGCTGAAAGGACAGAAATTTTGGTAATTTCGGAAACTATTTTGGATTTTGGTCTTTGAAGTTGCACCAAAAATTATTGAAATTGTAGAGGAACATAAATTTACCCGGCCCAAGTTACGCAAGTTAGTTACTCGTTTTGTTGTTAAATTTATCACCGCGTCCCACCCTGCTTCCCAGGAGATGATAGCCATGGTCGAGCTCGTAGTCGACCCAGACCAAGCTAGCGCGGGGTAAGGCAACACGCCGACCACCGAGCCACACCACTAGAAGGGAAGACTACCCGACGGGTGGGAAGACCCACCGCACCGAGAAGTAAGGAGACCCATTTGTGCGGCTCTGTTCTGAATCCCCTCGCTGAAATACCATGACACCCAGGCCGTTTGTTCCGCGCCGCTAGACAAATGGAAGATCCATGCAAATTGAGATAATCCTATTGGCCGCGACCGGTTTTGTGcttgaaaatatatatttggaaTTTTGGATTATCTCAAATATTTGCATGGTTCAATTTATCCTTGACCTATGGATGGTTAAAAATCGATTTTTCATACTTTCCAGATATTTTTCGTGCACGTTCTCCTGTATTGCTAACGAAATACCTACTTTTCAGATGTCCTCTGCAAtgtaaaaaaatcatattcttTTCTGCCATTGAACACTAGTGGTCTGGAGGCAGAAATGGGTTTCAGTTTGCACGGCTTcagttttcaaaaaaaaaaaagtttgcacGGCTCAAAGATactatttttatttgcaaGGAACAAGATACTTGGCATTTTTATTTGCACCGGGCTAATAACTATTCAGAACAAGTCCTGGAAGATTCCTTACGCTGTGGTGCCAAGACTGGGAGACGAGATCACTGAATTTACAAACCGGGGCTGCCAAACACACGGATGAGGAAACTTGAGGAAAGCCGGAAAAGCACCCAAACTTGAACTCCTTTTTGGCTCAACAACACTTTGGAGTTTGGACGCACCTTCTTCCAGTGCTCGCCTACAGCTAGCCTCCCGGTTTTTTTGCCCATCCCAGTGAGGCAGTGACCCAGTCTCTAAATTAAAAGTCGAATAAAAAGAGCAGTACGTACTGGAAATTAAACTCAAGCTGCAGTTCGAGGAAAGCTCAGCTCCATCAGTGCTGTCATACAGGTTCCGCCCATCACTCGACCACACGCCGCGGAACATGCGCGAGGAATCTCGTGGCACACTCAGCCACTGATTGATTTTTGGCGCATTAAGTGCCTACTTACGACGCTCTCTGGAGTCGATTGTGGAGTAGTGTACTCCATAAACTGCACGAAAGAAGGAAAAGGTAGCCGTCGGTCAGGGTAACTATCGAACTGGCTGGATGCAGGCAGTACATACGTACGACGTTGACGGCCTTGAGCTTATTCCTGATGTTGGTCATTCTCACGCAATTTGCGAAATGTGCAAGCAATGGCTTTAGATGTACTCCTAGATCGTTACGTGTAGAGGACAGCCGGCCAGCAGCTGTCTTTGGTGTGTGGGTCCTGTTTCAGTAAGCTGCACAGGGTAGCAACTGTACTATGGGTTACTGACATCGTGGGATCGAGACGTGATCTCGACCTTCCGTCGACAGGGACGGCATGCGGTAGCTGTCGTTAGATCTCGGCACGACACATAGACGAAGATGATATGAAAATGAGATATCCCCAGTCCATCCATGTGCACCTCCCCTCTCGAGTCCACTCCAGGACACCCACCGCAACTAGTAGTAGTGACCACTGACCTGTGAGGCTGCGACATTGCGAGTGAGCGACTGAGCTAGTGGATCGAGCTGGATATTCTGGAGCTGGGGAAATCTATCGGTCAGCGGGAGCTGGCGCGCGGACACGAGAAGCCGCACCGACACCGCGTGAATGTGTCCGATTAACAACCAGCAAGGCCCGCATAGGCGCATGCCACACGGAACAGAACTGGAGCTCTGGAGATATTCTCATGTGCCGACCGATCTGAATCTTTTTGCATAATAAAGGAAGGGCGGTATGTCCGGTAGAACCCGCGCCACCACTGGTGGAGTGCTAGTACTACTCAAGTTCTCTTCTAGGGAGCCATAGCCAATGATCAGGTCTTTAGCTCAATGGCCATTCCATTTAGTTATCTTTTGACGAAAGAATGAAGGAAAGATGTTTGGTTTTTCTTTCCTGTGTGTTCTATGTGGAATACTAGTAGCTAGCACAGAAGATGACCAACAACAGGGGCTAAACTCGGGTTGCACTGCCACTCGAGCTAGGTCTGAAGAAACAACAGGGGCTAAACCCCAAACGGTAAGCAGCGGAGTGAAATGAAGTCACTAGTCAGTTCAGTTCGACCGGTCACGGTTGGAAGAAACAGTTCATTCGTACTCGGTCGTTAGAATTACTTTTAGCAGCACCCGTAGGAGGATGCAGCGTAGGCAGTCTTGGTGTCGCCCGGCCGGGTCGAACACTACACTGGGCGTCCGTACGATGCTGCAGCTAGGACGTCGTCAGTAAAGTCATCAGCTCCGGTCGAGGCGGATGCATCGGAATGCggccctttttttcttctcttgccTGTCCGGGAGGCAGTGTGGGTTTAGATTTGCCCGGAGTCTAGGACGTGGTACAGCGGCCGCCGAAGCCACCAAGAGTCCAGGACGCGCGCATGCATGTGACTCGTTCCAGGGCTTGTCATCACGCGTGCTCTCTCCGTGGATCGCCTCGTGTCAACTGCTTGTACTGACCACGGACTTGCAGCGCAGCGCAGCACGGCAGCAAACCACGGTTGGAGCAAGCCGTAGCAATGGGAGTAGTGAACGTGCGTACCTGTTCGTCCGGTCAGTCCAATATAAACTTGCAATTGTAGTACTACTCCTCCGTACTGGTTGTGCTTTTCGAAATTTcagcagcagtagtagtagTGCACAACAGTGGAGGGCGTACGACGGGAGAACAGTGTGCTGCTATATATCTGTATGTATCTTTATGGCCTAGCCTGACACGAGGTGGTCGTAAAATTTGACGACCGGCCGGCAGAAGCCGTAGTCGTCCTCCGTAGATTCTCTTTCCCTCTCGATCGACGCTTTTGACGACGGTTTGACtgtccagcagcagcatcatcatcatccatcaCGTGAAAGGCATCTACTACTTGCTCCTCAGTCCGGCCAACAGTTACAGTGCATCCATTCCATCGGTGACTCTCTTCACTTCTGCAAGCTGCACGCCGCAAGCCAGCAAAGCAAGCGTAGTATGCTCCATGCTCTGCTTCCATCTCCTTCCAACAGCTTCGCTTCGACTCGGACCTTAAAAAAATGTCCATGTCGAGCCGGCCCGAGAGCGAGCAGAAAAAAGCTACTCCAGCAGTAGCAGCGAAAGGGAGGCAGAAGCCGAAGAATGTGCGTGGTGGTTCGTTCGGTAGCTTTTGTATGCGTGATCCTTTGACTCTTTTTCCACTTGACATTCGGGTTATGCTTTGTGTTTTACCTCGGTTCCCGCGCGCGGTTGGCCACTGCACGCCAGAGAAATATGCTCCCTGATTGATTGATTATTGATTCGGACAGAATCACACACATTAAAAACTGAGAGAGAATCTCGTGTGACATGCCCTGCCCTGCCATGCCCCCCATCATCATGTACTATCTCCATGTCTTAGTTTCTCTTTGGCACAATTGCAAaagctttcttttcttctgtgTTCCCAGCAAGAAAACATTTCATTCCAAAGAATCAGttgttttctttgcaaaacaaaCTGTGCCTTAATTTCCGGCCTCGCACTCTCACTTTCATAGGGCTCTAGTAGCTCGTACCCGTAAACTCGTTACCTTTGGGGCTACATCTACATGGTTGTTGAGCCGTGAGCAGCTTGGTTCGGTAGGTTGGGGGACTTGACACTCCACTGACAACAAAAGGATCAATGGAGCAAGTGGAAAACGCTATTTCTAAACGACGATCCCGGGCCTCCCTGCTGCCTCGCCGCAAGCAGCAACAACTTTGCCTTTGAATCTCTTTCGATCTCAACAGCCAGCGTCACTGCGTCAGTCCCCCATGTACGGAGGTCTACGCTTATTCGATCCGGTCAAATCCCTGACACCACATGTGGAGACGCTGCTCTCATGCTTATGCTTGCATTCTCCAAGAAATATCATATATCTAATGTCAGTATATCTAATGTCAGTAGTCTTAGTTGGTCATTTTGTTGGACTgagggagggagtatctaATGTCAGTAGTCTTAGTTGGTCAGACGtcacatccatgcatgcatgcaagtcgACCACAAGAATCTCTCTGCAGAGCCGGTGGTACTACGTGCGTGCTCGAAATAACATGCCCGCCGGGTCAAGATGCTGACATGCACTGGTCTCAGTTAAAAGTTACAAATACAACCGGACAATTGGACCTCTCCACGGGTTTTGGTAATCATCGTACGTCACTGGATATTATATCTTTCCAAAGAGTAtattccttaaaaaaaaatagaggcTGGAGTTTCTTCTTTGCAGTTACATGAAGATGCATCTATATATCCCTGAGTTACTTAAAAAACTTCAAGTAACGATCGCAATCTGTCGACAGCTTTTAAGCCTGTCCATTTACGAGTCGAAGATGTGGGCAATGACAAGACCCTACACCATTTAGGCATGTACACAAGTAAGTGCGCACTATGGTGGAACCACGCATGGCTCGCTTGCTAGCCGGGACCCCATGTCCGTATATGTGCAAGACATTCTTACTCCACGTACCATGTAGGGGTACTAGTAGCTAGCACGTGCATGCATTGGTCCCTAGCTACATGCATACAGTATGAGCGACAAAACTTGCTAATTAAACAGCTTCCAAGATTGATCACAAGGGCCGAGGCTATCGGCCTGTGTGTGATCGAGAAGAGAAACCACAGTCCACAGGGACATCCATTATTTTgacctttctttctctctatataatatatatatatatatatatatatatatatatatatatatatatatatatatatatatatatgcatgcatgtgagagAGCAAGTAGTAGAGGACGGGAAGCAACTGTTACACgtcggcatgcatgcatgtgcacgGAGATATATAATAGACCAGCCGTATGTTCATCGAACTTGGGACGTCCTTGTATAGTTTTACTTTACCGAGTGGCCGGAGTCCTTATGTATGAAGCTATACCGTTTGTTATTACAAAACAAAGTAGCTAAGGGGTGCTTGCCAGTTTAGCACAGTGCCTCGTCTCTGTGCATGCGCCACTACTTGTTTATTCGAAGTTGTACTGGGTGTACGTACTGGCATAACATAGAAAGCGtacgatgcatgcatgttctccGCTTGCGACCAGTGAACGTGCAGCTTAATTATCGTTTCTGGGATTTCCGGCGTTCGAAATGATGGGGATGCAGCTAGCTAAACtcccaatattttttttccaaggcACGAATAACTAATCATGGGAGGCCACGCGGGGCGTCACGTGTTATTGCTGATCAGGAACGTACTACTTGTCCTGAATTAACAATTTGACATATGAGCCCTCCTTATGCAGATGTGCATTTGTAGTTGCGCTGGAAAAGTGGAAAGGCGACGGATCGATCGCTTGTTCCACCGCACGGCAGCATGCATATcccaaaaggaaaaagggaaagaaaaaaaaaagaacacgaTCGCCAAGTGCACGCCGCCACGCTTTAGTTGGAGTGAAAAAGCCACAGAACCGATGGAAGCCTCCGAAGCTTCTCCAGTACGTGCTCTCTTCTTTTACGCTTTAAAGTTCCTGGCTTGCTACACCATACTCAGCGATTAGAATTTAGAAGTGACCGACCGACCGAGCGATGGAGATTTAAGCAAACTCCTTCGCGAAGAAGATTTACGCCGACCAGGGTGCAGTAAAACAGAAAAGAGTTTACTACGAGTAGCACTACTAATTACGGTCTTTCTTACATGGTGGGAAAGCATGGAAATTTTTCGGCTGGTGGAGCAGCTCTAGATAGAGGCAGCCAAGCTATGGGAGGGAACAAGGCTCACATGGCACCTCTGCTCTGCCTCGGGGTGGCCCCCGCACATGCCGCCCCGGTACCTCGCCCACACGCTAGATAAGTAAAGAAACAAATATCTTCAGGAATATCTTCTGCGACTCCTAGCTCGGTGACCTGTGTCTTGTGTGTGTACGTGCGTGTCCAAGTCCTACAGTAAGTATATCATCGGCTTCGTGGCCGACTACGCACGCACGCAAATCCTCATCCTGAGACCTGAGATGGCAGCAGGAACAAACGTATCGGGATTACGAGGAACACGCCGGCttgtcgacgacgacggctcTTCCGGCGTCCAACGGAGTCGACGGGGGAAATGTCTCCGAGTTGTGAGTAAATCTAGCGTTTTGCTTTGGTGGGGCGCCGCGGAACACGTACGAGCGGTGGAGAAAGTCGCGGGGGGGTTTGGGGATCTCGAAGACAAGATTGTGAGCGGACTGgcggtgttttttttttagaatcaggGCGGTGGATTTTGTTTGTTCTCGGTGCAGGTCGTTGTAGGCGGGCCGGCAGAAGATGGGCCGTGCTTCGAAGCCTGCTAGGATGGATGGGCCGAATGGCTCTAGTCTTCTCGGTGTCGTCAGGCGGTTGTAGGCGGGCCGGCAGCAGCTGGGCCGTGCTTCGAAGCCTGCCAGAATGGAGGCAGGTTCCATCAGAAACGGTATATGACTAGCCCAACTCGGCCTTTG carries:
- the LOC100827427 gene encoding heavy metal-associated isoprenylated plant protein 33, whose protein sequence is MSKEEVLKIQTCVLKVNIHCDGCQKKVKKILHKIEGVYQSSIDAEQGKVTVSGMLDPATIIKKLNKAGKPATLWGSKPGVMANQFQKLNLDGGGGKGHPKDAGGGKGHSKDAGKGGQKGGGGGGGKDQQAKMMMPQPTAQQIQQLQQQMQMKGMKLPPQFMDGGNNKMPPPMGKDPKSVKFAEDEDFGDDGSEFDDEFDDEFDDEFDDEFDDGEFDDDEFLDDPKMMMLKQMGIPPGGDKKGGGGGNGGKKGNEIPVQIKGNANNGGGGKKDAGGKQNNQGGGGGGKGGGQPNNGKGGGGGGGQPGKKGGGGAGGPMGGGNGMPQQQAMMRPPNMMGGGGAGFPGMGGPPMGGPGQPMGHRPQMGMGPMQGQGGPAPPAFFQGGGGGPEMLQAAAAAGNPMAQQQYMAMVHRQQQQQQQMMQQQQQQQMMMQGGGHGHHGGAPAGYPPAAAMGYGYGGRPPMPQYPMMPYPMPPHPHSEPFNYFSDENPNSCSVM